A single genomic interval of Hoplias malabaricus isolate fHopMal1 chromosome 7, fHopMal1.hap1, whole genome shotgun sequence harbors:
- the lbr gene encoding delta(14)-sterol reductase LBR yields MPVARFQVGDTVMGRWPGSSLYYEVKVLSYDAKTQLFTVIYKDGTELELKDADIKSLTGFKQAPGRSRSRSRSRSPARTRRSRSRSPARTSRRSSSRTTEARKEKLKEVLEVRLIPVAVPIENNSNNKHDKKEENDTSKKVIEKTEEESENQVGGRYNLRRRKEQGDGQPVEVVKKLELNLPQATPQEVRRTTELEFGGRIGVVFWLLILPVMVLALLVLCTQKDASLLSFPLTPLPLHSLWDWQVFGIVLLWLLFQAVLSLLPIGKVVEGVPLKNGKTLKYRINGFYALIISVIAVGTAIYNEVDLSYVHTHFLQFYTSALLISILLSIYLFIRSRLASDDQRSPAGNSGYAIYDFFMGRELNPRIKSFDIKFFCEMRPGLIGWLVINFAMLQAEMKHQNLDFPSSAMILVNVFQMLWVADGLWHEEKLLTMVDIVYDGFGFMLAFGDLAWVPFTFTSQAYYLVNHPNDLSVFWIVAIVLINIVGYYIFRKSNSQKFAFKRNPSDPTLSHLKTIQTATGKRLIVSGLWGFVRHPNYLGDIVMALAWSLSCGFTHVIPYFYLIYLILLLVHRNARVEHQCRKNYGVAWQEYCNVVRYRIFPGIY; encoded by the exons ATGCCGGTTGCAAGGTTTCAGGTTGGAGATACTGTAATGGGCCGCTGGCCTGGCAGTAGTCTCTATTATGAGGTCAAGGTACTGAGCTACGACGCAAAAACTCAGCTCTTTACTGTTATCTACAAAGATGGCACAGAGCTGGAGCTGAAAGATGCTGATATCAAG AGTCTCACAGGATTCAAGCAGGCCCCTGGACGCTCTCGTTCCCGCTCTCGTTCTCGCTCACCAGCTCGTACTCGCAGAAGTCGCTCTCGTTCTCCGGCTAGGACATCCCGTCGCTCTTCATCTCGTACCACAGAGGCACGCAAGGAGAAATTAAAAGAGGTGCTAGAAGTGCGCCTAATTCCTGTG GCTGTGCCCATTGAGAATAATAGCAACAATAAGCATGacaagaaagaagaaaatgatACATCTAAAAAAGTAATTGAG AAAACTGAGGAAGAATCTGAGAACCAGGTTGGTGGTCGCTATAACCTTCGCCGCAGGAAGGAACAGGGTGACGGCCAACCTGTAGAGGTAGTGAAAAAGTTAGAGCTAAACTTGCCACAAGCCACACCACAGGAGGTCAGAAGGACTACAGAGCTGGAGTTTGGAGGGAGGATTG GTGTGGTCTTTTGGCTGCTGATTCTGCCTGTGATGGTGCTGGCCCTGCTTGTTCTTTGTACCCAGAAGGATGCTAGTCTCCTTAGCTTCCCCCTTACCCCTCTTCCACTCCACTCTCTTTGGGATTGGCAAGTCTTTGGCATTGTGCTCCTCTGGCTGCTCTTCCAGgctgttctctctctgctccccaTCGGCAAG GTTGTTGAAGGAGTGCCACTGAAAAATgggaaaacattaaaatataggATTAATG GCTTCTATGCACTGATCATCAGTGTGATTGCAGTTGGTACAGCCATATATAATGAGGTGGATCTCAGCTATGTCCACACTCACTTCCTGCAGTTCTACACCTCTGCCCTGCTAATCTCCATTCTTCTCAGTATTTACCTGTTCATTCGGTCTCGTCTGGCTTCTGATGATCAGCGCTCTCCTGCTGGCAATTCGg GTTATGCAATCTATGACTTCTTTATGGGGCGGGAGTTGAACCCACGAATCAAAAGCTTTGATATCAAATTCTTCTGTGAAATGCGTCCAGGCCTGATTGGTTGG CTCGTGATTAACTTTGCTATGCTACAAGCTGAAATGAAGCACCAGAATCTTGACTTCCCCTCATCAGCTATGATCCTTGTGAACGTCTTTCAAATGCTCTGGGTGGCAGATGGCCTTTGGCATGAG GAGAAACTTCTAACCATGGTGGATATAGTGTATGATGGCTTTGGGTTCATGCTGGCATTTGGAGATCTGGCCTGGGTTCCTTTTACTTTCACTAGTCAGGCATACTACCTTGTTAATCATCCCAACGACCTCTCTGTGTTCTGGATTGTAGCCATTGTCTTAATAAACA TTGTAGGTTATTATATTTTCCGGAAATCCAACTCTCAGAAATTTGCCTTTAAAAGAAATCCATCTGATCCTACCCTGTCTC ATCTGAAAACAATTCAAACTGCAACTGGAAAGCGTCTCATTGTCTCTGGTCTTTGGGGTTTTGTCCGCCATCCAAATTACCTTGGTGATATTGTTATGGCATTGGCCTGGTCCTTATCATGTG GTTTCACTCATGTGATTCCATATTTTTACTTGATCTACCTTATTCTCCTGCTGGTCCATCGCAATGCACGAGTTGAGCACCAATGTAGGAAAAACTATGGCGTAGCGTGGCAGGAATACTGCAATGTAGTGCGTTACCGCATTTTTCCTGGTATATACTGA
- the si:dkey-1j5.4 gene encoding leucine-rich repeat-containing protein 15 — MLLNLYGNQLTSLPPKGFKDLLNLRFLMLGQNQIATVKSDMFMGMRNLSDLDLPMNSITMLPANAFKPLIALKVLDLALNHIQKISPKAFVGLEELLFLNLDNNGLNNIQPGTFKPVTNLEMLVLDNNLLTTLTSTMLEGLVNLQEFYVRNNHIEMLPADVFRHTPKLSQLALSRNRLHTIDGNMLANIQGLKAVYLHDNQWKCDCNINSLVFYIAQTQANHAALQRLRCVSPEELRDKPLHQLKSEDLPCLA, encoded by the exons ATGCTTCTGAACTTATATGGAAACCAGCTAACAAGCCTCCCCCCAAAGGGCTTCAAAGACCTCCTCAACCTCCGCTTCCTCATGCTGGGCCAGAATCAGATTGCCACTGTCAAGTCTGATATGTTCATGGGCATGAGAAACCTCTCTGATCTAGACCTGCCCATGAACTCCATCACCATGCTTCCCGCCAATGCATTCAAACCTCTCATTGCGCTCAAAGTGCTGGATCTTGCCTTGAACCACATCCAAAAGATCTCCCCAAAAGCCTTTGTTGGGCTTGAAGAGTTGCTTTTTCTCAACCTGGATAACAATGGTCTGAATAATATTCAACCTGGGACTTTCAAGCCTGTCACCAACCTGGAGATGCTGGTTCTGGATAATAACCTTCTTACTACATTGACGTCAACAATGCTGGAGGGACTCGTGAATCTACAGGAATTTTACGTGAGGAACAACCACATTGAGATGCTGCCAGCTGATGTGTTCCGTCACACACCCAAACTTAGCCAGTTGGCCTTGAGCAGGAATCGGTTGCACACTATTGATGGCAATATGTTGGCCAATATACAAG GCCTGAAAGCTGTATATCTGCATGACAACCAATGGAAATGTGACTGCAACATCAATTCTCTGGTGTTTTACATTGCCCAGACCCAAGCTAATCATGCTGCCCTGCAAAGGCTGCGATGTGTAAGTCCAGAGGAACTTCGTGACAAACCTCTCCACCAACTCAAGTCTGAGGACCTTCCCTGCCTGGCCTAG